In one Mesorhizobium australicum genomic region, the following are encoded:
- the folK gene encoding 2-amino-4-hydroxy-6-hydroxymethyldihydropteridine diphosphokinase, whose translation MPGHSEEAAYLGLGGNIGDPRAAMAKALRAIDADRMTKVIKVSSLYSTPPWGKVDQPSFLNAVAQVRTQRSPRALLDLCLDTEVFLKRVRGERFGPRLIDIDVLLYGTRSIREVGLEVPHPRMFLRAFVLVPLSDVAPDLTIRNVKVSSYLTGLDTRGIEKVTADGSWWRE comes from the coding sequence TTGCCTGGCCACAGTGAAGAGGCCGCCTATCTCGGCCTCGGCGGAAACATCGGCGACCCAAGGGCGGCGATGGCGAAGGCCCTGCGCGCGATCGACGCTGACCGCATGACCAAGGTTATCAAGGTCTCGTCGCTCTACAGCACACCGCCGTGGGGGAAGGTCGACCAACCGAGTTTCCTCAACGCGGTCGCGCAGGTCAGGACGCAGCGGTCGCCGAGGGCGCTGCTCGACCTGTGCCTCGACACCGAAGTCTTTCTCAAGCGGGTCAGAGGCGAGCGATTCGGGCCCAGGCTGATCGACATCGACGTGCTTCTCTACGGAACACGGTCGATCCGGGAGGTTGGGCTGGAAGTGCCGCACCCGCGCATGTTTCTGCGCGCCTTCGTGTTGGTGCCGCTTTCGGACGTCGCCCCGGACCTGACGATCAGGAACGTCAAGGTGTCGAGCTATCTGACCGGGCTCGACACCAGAGGGATCGAGAAGGTGACGGCGGACGGATCGTGGTGGCGGGAGTAG
- a CDS encoding YcjF family protein yields MTEPRQPASFRLTPEPEPAPPPPQPARKPRAIRKEEVAVVVPAEVDVFDNDGLDALAPPAPLKPRPPSRLGILFFGALGTLLSLAVGLWAERLIRDLFSRSDWLGWLGMGLAATVLATFLAILVRELYALARLSSVEALRERAGLAVSTNDARASRTAVADLVVLVGKKPETAAGRRAVVDLKGEVMDGADFVRFAEAEILAPLDEKARDLILDAAKRVSIVTAVSPRALVDLGYVLWEAGRLVRRMSELYGGRPGTLGFFRLTRSVLAHLAVTGSIAAGDSLIQQLLGHGLAARISAKLGEGVVNGMMTVRIGIAAMETARPFPFDAVKRPSMGDFASALAMFASRKRETAGSGEV; encoded by the coding sequence ATGACAGAGCCGCGCCAGCCGGCATCCTTTCGCCTGACGCCGGAACCCGAGCCGGCGCCGCCTCCCCCGCAACCGGCGCGCAAGCCGCGGGCGATCCGCAAGGAAGAGGTCGCAGTCGTCGTGCCGGCGGAAGTCGACGTCTTCGACAATGACGGGCTCGACGCGCTGGCGCCGCCGGCGCCGCTGAAGCCACGACCGCCGTCGCGGCTGGGCATCCTGTTCTTCGGCGCGCTCGGCACGCTCCTGTCCCTCGCGGTCGGTCTCTGGGCCGAGCGGCTCATCCGCGACCTGTTCTCGCGCAGCGACTGGCTCGGCTGGCTGGGCATGGGGCTCGCCGCGACCGTTCTGGCGACATTTCTGGCGATCCTCGTGCGCGAGCTCTATGCGCTCGCACGCCTCTCCTCCGTCGAGGCACTGCGCGAACGCGCCGGGCTGGCGGTCAGTACTAATGACGCGAGAGCCTCACGAACGGCGGTGGCCGACCTGGTCGTCCTCGTCGGCAAGAAGCCGGAAACCGCGGCCGGCCGCCGGGCCGTGGTCGACCTCAAGGGCGAGGTGATGGACGGCGCCGACTTCGTGCGTTTCGCCGAGGCTGAAATCCTGGCGCCTCTCGACGAAAAGGCCAGGGATCTCATTCTCGATGCGGCGAAGCGCGTGTCGATCGTCACGGCGGTGAGCCCGCGCGCACTCGTGGACCTAGGCTACGTGCTGTGGGAAGCGGGCCGGCTGGTGCGTCGCATGTCCGAACTCTATGGCGGACGGCCGGGAACGCTCGGCTTTTTCAGGCTCACGCGCTCGGTGCTTGCGCATCTCGCCGTCACCGGTTCGATCGCCGCCGGCGACAGCCTGATCCAGCAGCTCCTCGGGCACGGACTGGCCGCCCGCATCTCGGCGAAGCTCGGAGAAGGCGTCGTGAACGGCATGATGACGGTGCGAATCGGCATCGCCGCCATGGAGACGGCGCGCCCCTTCCCATTCGACGCGGTGAAGCGCCCGAGCATGGGCGATTTCGCCTCCGCGCTCGCCATGTTCGCCTCCAGGAAGCGCGAGACGGCAGGCAGCGGGGAGGTTTGA
- the cckA gene encoding cell cycle histidine kinase CckA, translating into MAKETSRDFYPAPFVDENSRPGAVTRLIIFILVLIPLAVIFLMFRERIGDPFLIGMLGMLAMIGVGYLFLTAIGFVQFAPRSTNDELSKAFVDSMRQGLIVTDSRGRVIYANRAYAEMTGAASPAEIKTVEGLLSDNPEAGSTVVGLAAQLKDGRAGDGEFRLSQAIRPGAEPGARWYRARARTFNMRSQRKPLFAWQLSDISEERAEQERFFQDLQQAIDHLDHAPAGFFSADASGRVTYINATLAEWLGIDLAGFVPGSVTLPEIVAGDGMALVRAVKAEPGATRNAVIDLDLATTKGEALPVRFMHRVTASREGVQGATRTIVLNRTQGEDSSADLRASEVRFTRFFNSTPMAIAGVDANGRILRTNAPFLMLFSSVVDQAAVDRRTRLDTVIHPRDREAFAAAIDRAKQRQADISPIDTVLPDNEERHMRFYVSAVADGGGADGAEEAAIVYAVETTEQKALEAQMAQGQKMQAVGQLAGGIAHDFNNVLTAIIMASDLLLTNHRPSDPSFPDIMNIKQNANRAASLVRQLLAFSRRQTLRPEVLNLTDVLADVRMLLTRLVGSNVRLKIDHGRDLWQVRADLGQFEQVIVNLAVNARDAMPEGGDLTIRSKNVAAAECADYSYRELVPNDYVVVEVEDSGTGIPPDVLKKIFEPFFTTKEVGKGTGLGLSMVYGIIKQTGGYIFCDSEVGKGTVFRIFLPRFVPGAVVAEQSAGDIATTEAKAIASAAKGDAPKDLSGSATVLLVEDEDAVRMGGVRALKSRGYEVYEASSGVEALEIYEELDGKIDIVVSDVVMPEMDGPTLLGELRKRNPDVKFIFVSGYAEDAFARNLPEDAKFGFLPKPFSLKQLATVVKDVLSE; encoded by the coding sequence ATGGCCAAAGAGACAAGCCGCGATTTCTATCCGGCGCCGTTCGTCGACGAGAACTCTCGCCCCGGCGCGGTGACGCGGCTCATCATCTTCATCCTCGTGCTGATCCCGCTCGCAGTCATCTTCCTGATGTTCCGCGAACGGATCGGCGATCCCTTCCTCATCGGCATGCTCGGCATGCTGGCCATGATCGGCGTCGGCTACCTGTTCCTTACGGCGATCGGCTTCGTGCAGTTCGCACCCCGCTCGACCAATGACGAACTATCGAAGGCGTTTGTCGATTCGATGCGGCAGGGCCTGATCGTCACGGATTCGCGCGGCCGCGTCATCTATGCCAACCGCGCCTATGCCGAGATGACCGGCGCGGCTTCGCCGGCCGAGATCAAGACCGTCGAGGGGCTGCTGTCCGACAATCCGGAAGCCGGCTCGACGGTGGTGGGCCTTGCCGCGCAGCTCAAGGACGGACGGGCCGGCGATGGCGAGTTCCGGCTGTCGCAGGCGATCAGGCCGGGCGCCGAGCCTGGCGCGCGCTGGTATCGCGCGCGGGCGCGCACGTTCAACATGCGCTCGCAGCGCAAGCCGCTGTTCGCATGGCAGTTGTCAGACATCTCCGAGGAGCGCGCCGAGCAGGAGCGCTTCTTCCAGGATCTGCAGCAGGCGATCGACCATCTCGACCATGCGCCCGCCGGCTTCTTCTCGGCCGATGCATCCGGCCGCGTCACCTATATCAACGCCACGCTTGCCGAATGGCTGGGGATCGACCTAGCGGGCTTCGTTCCGGGCTCGGTCACGCTTCCGGAGATCGTGGCGGGCGACGGCATGGCGCTGGTGCGCGCGGTGAAGGCCGAACCCGGCGCGACACGCAACGCCGTCATCGATCTCGACCTCGCCACCACCAAGGGCGAGGCGCTGCCGGTACGCTTCATGCACCGCGTCACGGCCAGCCGCGAGGGCGTGCAGGGGGCGACGCGCACGATCGTGCTGAACCGAACACAGGGCGAGGATTCGTCGGCGGATCTCAGGGCTTCCGAGGTGCGCTTCACGCGCTTCTTCAACTCGACCCCGATGGCGATTGCCGGTGTCGACGCCAACGGCCGCATCCTGCGGACGAATGCCCCGTTCCTGATGCTGTTCTCCAGCGTCGTCGATCAGGCGGCCGTCGACCGCCGCACGCGCCTCGACACCGTTATCCATCCGCGCGATCGCGAGGCCTTCGCCGCCGCCATCGATCGCGCCAAGCAGCGCCAGGCCGATATTTCTCCGATCGACACCGTGCTGCCGGATAACGAGGAGCGTCATATGCGCTTCTATGTCAGCGCCGTGGCCGACGGCGGCGGCGCCGACGGTGCGGAGGAGGCCGCGATCGTCTATGCGGTCGAGACGACGGAGCAGAAGGCCCTCGAGGCGCAGATGGCGCAGGGCCAGAAGATGCAGGCCGTCGGACAGCTCGCCGGCGGCATCGCCCACGACTTCAACAACGTGCTCACCGCCATCATCATGGCGTCGGACCTGCTCCTGACCAACCACAGGCCGTCGGATCCGTCCTTCCCGGACATCATGAACATCAAGCAGAACGCCAACCGCGCCGCGTCGCTGGTCCGGCAGCTGCTCGCCTTCTCCCGCCGCCAGACGCTGCGGCCCGAAGTGCTCAACCTCACCGACGTCCTTGCCGACGTTCGGATGCTGCTCACCAGGCTCGTGGGCAGCAACGTCCGGCTCAAGATCGATCACGGCCGCGATCTGTGGCAGGTGAGGGCGGATCTCGGCCAGTTCGAGCAGGTGATCGTCAATCTGGCCGTCAATGCCCGCGATGCGATGCCTGAAGGCGGCGACCTCACGATCCGCAGCAAGAACGTCGCCGCCGCCGAATGCGCCGACTACAGCTACCGTGAGCTCGTGCCCAACGACTATGTCGTGGTCGAGGTGGAAGACAGCGGCACGGGCATCCCGCCGGACGTGCTGAAGAAGATCTTCGAGCCGTTCTTCACCACGAAGGAAGTCGGCAAGGGCACCGGCCTCGGCCTGTCGATGGTCTACGGGATCATCAAACAGACAGGCGGCTACATCTTCTGCGATTCCGAGGTGGGCAAGGGCACAGTGTTCCGCATTTTCCTCCCGCGCTTCGTGCCGGGCGCCGTCGTCGCCGAGCAGTCTGCCGGCGACATCGCGACGACCGAAGCCAAGGCGATCGCGTCGGCCGCCAAGGGGGATGCGCCGAAGGACCTGTCCGGTTCGGCGACCGTGCTCCTGGTCGAGGACGAGGATGCGGTCCGCATGGGCGGCGTGCGCGCGCTGAAATCGCGTGGCTATGAGGTCTACGAGGCCTCATCGGGCGTTGAGGCGCTGGAAATCTACGAGGAACTGGACGGCAAGATCGACATCGTCGTATCCGACGTCGTCATGCCCGAGATGGACGGGCCGACGCTGCTCGGCGAACTGCGCAAGCGCAATCCCGACGTCAAGTTCATCTTCGTGTCCGGCTATGCCGAGGACGCCTTCGCGCGCAACCTGCCGGAGGACGCCAAGTTCGGCTTCCTGCCGAAGCCCTTCTCGCTGAAGCAGCTCGCGACCGTCGTGAAGGACGTGCTGTCAGAATAG
- the folP gene encoding dihydropteroate synthase, giving the protein MKKATWSLAHDRQIAIGPKSVVMGIVNATPDSFSDGGRTERVEDAVKLALDLRAAGADIIDIGGESTRPDAEPVSALEEQRRVIPVVEALAHHRDVVVSIDTYRAETARLAVTAGAHIVNDIWGLQHDAGIARLSAETGCGLVAMHNGRDRDKLPDPIDDQLAYFRQTLEIARANGVPDETLVLDPGFGFAKDPAENLEIIARFGELLHLGYPMLVGTSRKRFLGHVTGRPVDQRDTATAVSCAILRLRGASIFRVHNVAACIDALRLADAILEMQSGFPAP; this is encoded by the coding sequence ATGAAAAAAGCAACCTGGTCACTGGCGCACGATCGGCAGATCGCAATCGGACCGAAATCGGTCGTGATGGGGATCGTGAATGCCACGCCGGATAGCTTTTCCGACGGTGGCCGGACCGAGAGGGTCGAGGATGCCGTCAAGCTGGCGCTGGACCTTCGCGCGGCCGGTGCGGACATCATCGACATCGGCGGCGAATCGACCCGGCCCGATGCGGAGCCGGTGAGCGCGCTCGAGGAGCAGCGGCGCGTGATACCGGTCGTCGAGGCGCTCGCACATCATCGCGATGTCGTCGTGTCGATCGATACTTATCGCGCGGAAACCGCCAGGCTCGCCGTCACCGCGGGCGCCCATATCGTCAACGACATCTGGGGCCTGCAGCACGACGCCGGCATCGCACGGCTCTCTGCCGAAACCGGCTGCGGCCTGGTCGCCATGCACAACGGCCGGGACCGGGACAAGCTTCCCGACCCGATCGATGACCAACTGGCCTACTTCCGACAGACGCTCGAGATCGCGCGCGCCAACGGCGTCCCGGACGAGACGCTTGTCCTCGACCCGGGTTTCGGCTTCGCGAAGGATCCGGCCGAAAACCTGGAGATCATCGCCCGATTCGGTGAACTGCTTCACCTCGGCTACCCGATGCTGGTGGGAACGTCGCGGAAGCGGTTTCTTGGCCATGTCACCGGGCGTCCGGTCGACCAGCGCGACACGGCGACGGCCGTTTCCTGCGCCATCCTCCGGTTACGTGGAGCCTCCATCTTCAGGGTTCATAACGTGGCGGCATGCATCGACGCGCTCAGGCTGGCCGATGCGATCCTGGAGATGCAGAGCGGTTTCCCCGCACCATGA
- the folB gene encoding dihydroneopterin aldolase, giving the protein MNYVIRLKNCAFFARHGVHDEEERMGQRFYVDAELAVEVQDAVELDSVEGTVDYGAAFRVIEEIVTGRRRYLIEALASDIARALCERFAPITQAIITVRKPNAPVNGVLDHVEVTIAWPQ; this is encoded by the coding sequence ATGAATTATGTGATCCGGCTCAAGAACTGCGCCTTTTTCGCCCGCCATGGGGTCCATGACGAGGAAGAGCGCATGGGACAACGCTTCTATGTCGACGCCGAGCTGGCCGTCGAGGTGCAGGATGCGGTCGAACTGGACAGTGTCGAGGGAACGGTCGACTACGGCGCTGCGTTTCGCGTGATCGAGGAGATCGTGACGGGACGGCGCAGATATCTGATCGAGGCGCTGGCCTCCGACATTGCCAGAGCGCTGTGTGAGCGCTTCGCGCCGATCACCCAAGCCATCATTACCGTCAGAAAGCCGAACGCGCCCGTAAACGGCGTCCTGGATCACGTCGAGGTCACCATTGCCTGGCCACAGTGA
- a CDS encoding flagellar biosynthetic protein FliO: MGLIESIQNALPEGYANAILWLAAALLALVVILGLIRLIRGVSGGTFVAGGRNRRTRLAVMDAAAVDSRRRLVLVRRDDVEHLVLIGGPTDVVIERDIRVMSRPARHAEHHDEAISAPAHSSPELERARAQMRPAPHPVSRPAEAPRPVEPVLPPRPVAPASNVTLPRPTIPMPAPPPPPGAAKPATPVTTPRPYEPSRPASSAAPSRLPPAKSLDDTLLNELSLSLEQTASGSKSASPKKPDTSLDEQMNKLLGEITKKA; the protein is encoded by the coding sequence ATGGGATTGATCGAGAGCATCCAGAACGCGCTCCCTGAGGGGTATGCCAATGCAATACTGTGGCTGGCGGCGGCGCTCCTCGCGCTGGTCGTGATCCTCGGCCTCATCCGGCTGATTCGCGGCGTTTCGGGCGGAACCTTCGTTGCCGGCGGACGCAACCGCCGCACCCGGCTCGCTGTCATGGATGCCGCGGCGGTCGACAGCCGGCGACGCCTTGTGCTCGTGCGGCGCGACGACGTGGAACATCTCGTGCTGATCGGCGGACCGACCGACGTGGTGATCGAGCGCGACATCCGCGTCATGTCACGCCCGGCGCGACATGCAGAGCACCATGACGAGGCGATATCCGCTCCGGCCCATTCCTCGCCCGAGCTGGAACGCGCCCGCGCGCAGATGCGGCCCGCTCCCCATCCGGTATCGCGGCCAGCGGAAGCCCCGCGTCCCGTCGAACCGGTCCTGCCGCCGCGCCCGGTAGCCCCGGCATCCAACGTCACGCTGCCCCGGCCGACGATTCCAATGCCTGCTCCACCGCCGCCGCCCGGCGCGGCAAAGCCTGCGACGCCCGTGACGACGCCAAGGCCCTACGAACCCTCGAGGCCAGCGTCGTCCGCCGCTCCATCTCGCCTGCCGCCTGCCAAATCGCTGGACGACACGCTGCTCAACGAGCTGTCATTGTCGCTCGAACAGACGGCGTCCGGCTCGAAATCTGCATCTCCGAAGAAGCCGGACACGTCCCTCGACGAGCAGATGAACAAGCTGCTCGGAGAAATCACGAAGAAAGCCTAG
- a CDS encoding SixA phosphatase family protein: MSRLLLLRHARAAWAEPGMRDFDRPLDVTGRADADAMGAVMAKDRVLPQRVICSSARRARETWDAVVRHLPVADVIVTDQLYITDATGYLNFIRDNAEVDSLMIVGHNPMIEDVCFALAPDGKDDATGARSSGFPACGLAVIDFRGNLADVAPSTGFLEAFYTPGG, translated from the coding sequence ATGAGCCGTCTTCTACTGCTGCGCCATGCGCGCGCGGCCTGGGCCGAGCCCGGAATGCGCGATTTCGATCGCCCTCTCGACGTGACCGGCCGCGCCGACGCGGACGCCATGGGGGCCGTGATGGCAAAGGACCGAGTCCTGCCGCAACGCGTCATCTGCTCGTCCGCGAGGCGGGCACGGGAGACGTGGGACGCGGTCGTGCGGCACCTGCCCGTCGCGGACGTGATCGTCACCGACCAGCTCTACATCACAGACGCGACCGGCTACCTCAACTTCATCCGCGACAATGCCGAGGTCGACTCGCTGATGATCGTCGGCCACAATCCGATGATTGAGGACGTCTGCTTCGCCCTTGCGCCCGACGGCAAGGACGATGCGACGGGCGCCCGGTCGAGCGGATTTCCCGCCTGCGGGCTCGCCGTGATCGACTTTCGCGGCAACCTGGCCGATGTCGCGCCGTCCACGGGCTTTCTCGAGGCCTTCTACACGCCAGGCGGATGA
- a CDS encoding MATE family efflux transporter, translating to MSTLVLEGRAARAAWMEEIRATLWLAWPMVLTNVAQTAMTATDIMMMGRLGANTVAAGALGANLYFAPLMFGLGLMLATSPMIASELGRRRHSVRDIRRTVRQGLWSAFAVSVPMWAILWNAEGILLAMGQQPDLSAAAGEYMRTLMWGILPFYGYVVLRSFISALERPGWALAIVFAAVGFNVLANWCLMFGHLGFPAMGLAGSGLATTLSNLLMFLGLAGVVSYDRTFGRYRLFGRFWRADWPRFRALWRLGLPIAAMVAFEVTIFNVSAFLMGLINAPSLAAHAIALQIASISFMVPLGLGQAVTVRVGRAYGAGDAGGVTRAGWTAYSLSLAFMSVMALTMFTFPRELIGLFLDVNDPANTAVIAIGVSFLAYAALFQIVDGAQAVGSGMLRGLHDTTVPMIFAGIGYWGIGLPLGALLAFRYGFGGVGIWIGLSTGLAAVALLLLMRWLMRMPPPARRVAA from the coding sequence ATGTCCACCCTTGTGCTGGAAGGCCGCGCGGCCCGCGCGGCGTGGATGGAAGAGATTCGCGCGACGCTGTGGCTCGCGTGGCCGATGGTGCTTACCAACGTCGCGCAGACGGCGATGACGGCGACGGACATCATGATGATGGGACGCCTTGGCGCCAACACGGTCGCGGCCGGTGCGCTGGGCGCGAACCTTTACTTCGCGCCGCTGATGTTCGGCCTCGGCCTCATGCTGGCGACGTCGCCGATGATCGCGAGCGAACTCGGCCGCCGCCGCCATTCGGTCAGAGACATCCGCCGCACGGTCCGTCAGGGACTGTGGTCGGCGTTCGCCGTATCTGTTCCGATGTGGGCGATCCTCTGGAATGCCGAAGGCATATTGCTGGCCATGGGGCAGCAGCCGGACCTCTCGGCCGCGGCGGGCGAATACATGCGCACGCTCATGTGGGGCATACTGCCCTTCTACGGCTACGTCGTTCTGCGCTCGTTCATCTCGGCACTGGAGCGGCCCGGCTGGGCGCTGGCGATTGTCTTCGCGGCGGTCGGCTTCAACGTGCTTGCCAACTGGTGCCTGATGTTCGGTCATCTCGGCTTCCCGGCCATGGGCCTCGCCGGTTCCGGTCTCGCCACGACGTTGTCCAATCTCCTGATGTTCCTCGGCCTCGCCGGCGTCGTCTCCTACGACCGCACATTCGGCCGCTACCGGTTGTTCGGCCGCTTCTGGCGGGCGGATTGGCCGCGTTTCCGCGCGCTGTGGCGGCTGGGCCTGCCGATCGCGGCCATGGTCGCGTTCGAGGTCACCATCTTCAACGTCTCGGCATTCTTGATGGGCCTCATCAACGCTCCCTCGCTCGCCGCTCACGCGATTGCGCTGCAGATCGCCTCGATCAGCTTCATGGTGCCGCTCGGCCTCGGACAGGCGGTGACGGTGCGCGTCGGCCGAGCCTATGGTGCAGGCGATGCCGGAGGCGTCACCCGGGCCGGATGGACCGCCTATTCCCTTTCGCTCGCTTTCATGTCGGTGATGGCACTGACGATGTTCACCTTCCCGCGTGAACTTATCGGCTTGTTCCTCGATGTGAACGACCCGGCCAACACGGCCGTGATTGCGATCGGGGTGTCGTTTCTCGCCTACGCGGCGCTTTTCCAGATCGTGGACGGGGCGCAGGCGGTGGGCAGCGGCATGTTGCGCGGCCTGCACGACACCACCGTGCCGATGATCTTCGCCGGGATCGGCTATTGGGGGATTGGCCTGCCGCTTGGAGCCCTCCTCGCCTTCCGCTACGGCTTCGGCGGCGTCGGCATCTGGATCGGCCTGTCGACTGGCTTGGCGGCGGTGGCGCTGCTTTTGCTGATGCGCTGGCTTATGCGGATGCCGCCGCCTGCGCGGCGGGTAGCGGCGTAG
- a CDS encoding YcjX family protein, protein MASHTTLTDEALIAIDTLAGRLTGFGKPSLRLGVTGLSRAGKTVFISALVHNLIHGGRLPLFDAAKSGRLTKAFLEHQPDDAVPRFQYEDHVAALLSDRIWPESTRAISELRLTIEFESASGWRRTFAPGRLSLDIVDYPGEWLLDLPLLGKDYEEFSKDSFDLAALDVRADLSDAWLREAGAVDPTAEADEMTARRLAETFTAYLRACKADHRALSTLPPGRFLMPGDLEGSPALTFAPLPGLAGAKPRHGSLHAMMQRRYEAYKTHVVKPFFREHITRLDRQIVLIDAMQALNAGPGAVADLERALTEILACFRPGSTNFVSGLFSRRIDRILVAATKADQIHHESHDRLQAIVRRLAERAVQRADLTGAKVDVLAMAAIRATREGTVKQRGETLPVIIGTPLKGETIGGETFDGETETAIFPGDLPRRPDSIFKDDAEKTAIRFVRFRPPRLERTADGLTLSLPHIRLDRALQFLIGDALA, encoded by the coding sequence TTGGCGTCGCATACAACTCTGACCGACGAGGCGCTGATCGCGATCGATACGCTGGCAGGACGCCTGACAGGCTTCGGCAAGCCATCGCTGCGGCTTGGCGTTACCGGATTGTCCCGCGCGGGAAAGACCGTCTTCATCTCCGCCCTGGTGCACAACCTGATTCATGGCGGCCGCCTGCCGCTGTTCGACGCGGCCAAGTCGGGGCGTCTGACCAAGGCCTTTCTCGAACACCAGCCGGACGATGCGGTGCCGCGCTTCCAGTACGAGGATCACGTGGCCGCCCTGCTTTCGGACCGCATATGGCCCGAATCGACCCGCGCGATCTCCGAGCTCAGGCTCACCATCGAGTTCGAATCGGCATCCGGCTGGCGCCGGACCTTCGCGCCGGGCCGCCTGTCGCTCGACATCGTGGACTATCCGGGCGAATGGCTCCTGGACCTGCCGCTCCTCGGCAAGGACTATGAGGAGTTCTCGAAGGATTCGTTCGACCTCGCCGCGCTCGACGTGCGGGCTGATCTTTCGGACGCCTGGTTGCGAGAAGCCGGCGCGGTCGATCCCACAGCCGAGGCGGACGAGATGACGGCGCGGCGTCTGGCCGAGACCTTCACCGCCTATCTGCGCGCCTGCAAGGCGGACCACCGTGCGCTCTCGACGCTTCCTCCCGGTCGTTTCCTGATGCCCGGCGACCTCGAAGGCTCCCCTGCCCTGACCTTCGCCCCCCTGCCCGGCCTCGCCGGCGCGAAACCGCGGCACGGCTCCCTCCATGCCATGATGCAGCGCCGCTACGAGGCGTACAAGACGCATGTCGTGAAGCCGTTCTTCCGCGAGCACATCACCCGGCTCGACCGGCAGATCGTGCTGATCGACGCGATGCAGGCCCTTAACGCAGGTCCGGGAGCGGTCGCCGACCTCGAACGCGCGCTGACCGAGATCCTCGCCTGCTTCCGGCCGGGTTCGACCAATTTCGTCAGCGGCCTCTTCTCGCGCCGAATCGACCGGATCCTGGTGGCGGCGACCAAGGCCGACCAGATCCACCACGAGAGCCACGACAGGCTCCAGGCGATCGTGCGCCGGCTGGCCGAACGAGCGGTGCAGCGCGCCGATCTTACCGGTGCCAAGGTCGACGTGCTGGCAATGGCCGCGATCCGGGCGACACGCGAAGGCACGGTGAAGCAGCGGGGCGAGACGCTGCCGGTGATTATCGGCACGCCGCTCAAGGGCGAGACGATCGGCGGCGAGACATTCGACGGCGAGACCGAGACGGCCATCTTCCCGGGGGACCTGCCTCGAAGGCCGGATTCGATCTTCAAGGATGACGCGGAGAAGACAGCGATCCGCTTCGTCCGCTTCCGTCCGCCAAGGCTCGAGCGGACCGCCGACGGCCTGACTCTGTCGCTCCCGCACATCCGGCTCGACCGGGCCCTGCAGTTCCTGATCGGAGACGCACTGGCATGA
- a CDS encoding DUF922 domain-containing Zn-dependent protease, with protein sequence MMIRTVLAAALSLPILLSAAVAEAASVSRSYSYFSIGGATLPELQDELTARGPTVKSTGRRHPGATEMQFVNRLDYDESNGKCRVSKASVTVKAKITLPHWKRPAGAAEDTRLIWGALAGDIKRHEESHVSIARSHARQMEVALLALPPQKSCAIAADKAQETIQRLLARHDAEQERFDRIERINFSDRMDRLIRYRIEQIESGRMKN encoded by the coding sequence ATGATGATCCGCACCGTTCTGGCCGCCGCGCTTTCGCTTCCGATTCTCCTGTCCGCGGCCGTCGCAGAGGCTGCGAGCGTATCGCGGTCATACAGCTACTTCAGCATCGGCGGCGCGACATTGCCCGAACTCCAGGACGAGCTGACGGCGCGCGGCCCCACGGTCAAGAGCACCGGCCGGCGTCATCCGGGAGCGACGGAAATGCAGTTCGTCAACCGGCTCGACTACGACGAAAGCAATGGGAAATGCCGCGTGTCGAAGGCAAGCGTGACGGTGAAGGCGAAGATCACCCTCCCGCACTGGAAGCGACCAGCGGGCGCGGCCGAGGATACTCGCCTCATCTGGGGCGCTCTCGCCGGCGACATCAAGCGACATGAAGAAAGCCATGTCAGCATTGCCCGCTCCCACGCCCGCCAGATGGAGGTCGCGCTGCTGGCGCTGCCGCCGCAGAAGAGCTGCGCGATCGCGGCCGACAAGGCGCAGGAGACGATCCAGCGGCTCCTTGCGCGGCACGACGCCGAGCAGGAGCGGTTCGACCGCATTGAGCGGATCAACTTTTCGGACAGGATGGATCGCCTGATCCGCTACCGCATCGAGCAGATCGAATCGGGACGGATGAAGAACTGA
- the dksA gene encoding RNA polymerase-binding protein DksA: MSLITDVNYIPSDDEPFMNDRQKAYFRSKLIAWKGDILREARETLEVLQQENANHPDLADRASSETDRAIELRARDRQRKLIAKIDAALLRLDEGTYGYCEETGEPISLKRLDARPIATLSIEAQERHERREKVYRDD; encoded by the coding sequence ATGAGCTTGATCACGGACGTGAACTACATACCCAGTGACGACGAGCCGTTCATGAACGATCGTCAGAAGGCCTACTTCCGCTCCAAGCTGATTGCGTGGAAGGGCGACATCCTCCGTGAGGCCCGCGAGACCCTGGAGGTCCTCCAGCAGGAGAACGCCAACCATCCGGACCTTGCCGACAGGGCTTCTTCCGAAACCGATCGCGCCATCGAGTTGCGCGCGCGGGACCGGCAGCGCAAGCTGATCGCCAAGATCGACGCAGCGTTGCTGCGGTTGGACGAGGGGACGTACGGTTATTGCGAGGAGACCGGCGAGCCGATCTCGCTCAAGCGGCTGGACGCCCGTCCGATCGCCACGTTGTCGATCGAAGCGCAGGAGCGCCACGAGCGCCGCGAAAAGGTCTACCGCGACGACTGA